The genomic window CCCTTCTCTGGTACGTCAAAGACTACGGTGAGATGAAAACAGACGCACTGGAGTACGTCTCGAAATCTGACTTGGGTCGGATGGAGGATGCAGTAGACGAAACCATATTCGAAAACGCAGCGCAACTCCTCCAAATCGACCAACAGCTCATCAGTGACTCGATTACACGACTAATGCAGTAGTGTCTATTTAGGGTTTCTCCGGTGGATCTCGGGAATACGTCCTACAATCGAATTTTCCCGTACCTCTACGTACCAATCCGGTCGTTTGAGCTTGAGGAGGACTCGTCTGAATAAAAATCTCGTGTTAACAACTCCGTCTCTAATCGCTGTGCTAACTGACTCGTCTGTATTTCACATGGCTACCAATCAGGAACCGCTCGTAATCCACCGGAGTCGAGGGATTTCATCCCCTCTGAGCGGAAACCCCACGTGTCAACTCCGGGCTCTCCCCAAGGCACCACCTGAGTCAGAAATCCGCGAGCCGTATCACCTCGACGGCGGTCAGGACGAACCAGGCCATCCAGATGGTAAACGTGACCAACGCTGCAGTGTAGTACGCCACGCTCGAACCGAGCGAGGACGCGACCCCGAACGCCACTGCCACACTGGCAACAGCGGCGGCGTGACGGCGCCAGTCGCGGAGGGCCTCCATGAGCACCGCGTGTGCCGGATAGCTCGCCATCGGGGACCGTTCGTCGCCCGCGGAGAAAAACCGTTCCGGGATCGACAACCCTGAACATACCGGACAGTCTACTCAAGCGCCCGTCTGGCTGAATATCCTGGACGCTGCTCCTCCACGACCTAGTCACGAGCGGCTATCCTGATGACGGCCTCGGGGCCCTCGACACGCTCGCGTCGGGGAACGGCGTACCGGCCCGCACACTCGTGGGCGACGAAGCCGCCGAGCATGGGATCGTCCGCGCGTCCCGCCTCAGCACCGAAAGTCATGTTACCGCAAGGATACCAGTTCCGCTCAACGAAGGCGAATATGATACTGGTACTCGACAACGCGGTCGACGGCGGCTACATGGCCGGCGAGATCGTGCACTTCCTTCCCGACGCTCGCGCGTACAACTACCCGAACGAGGACGGCGACCCGAGCCTCGAGGACGTGGACGGCGTCGTCATCGGCGGGAGCGGCGCCGGCGTGTACGACGAGCCGGACCAGCCGTGGATCACCGAGCAGAAGCGGTTCGCGCGCCGCCTCGTCGAGGACGGCGTGCCGACGCTCGGCATTTGTTTCGGCCACCAGATCCTGAACGCCGCCCTCGGCGGGGAGGTCGAGGACAGCGGAACCTCCCGGCTCCACCTCCGTGACGCCGAGTTCGACGACGACCCCCTCTTCGACGGGGTCGAACCAACCGTGCCCGTCCTTCACTCCGACGTGGTTACCGAACTCGGGGAGGGGATGGAGATCATCGGCCGCGCGGACTACTACGAGTACTTCGCAACCCGGCACCGCGACAGCCCAGTGTGGTCCGTCCAGTATCACCCGGAGTTCACGCCGCGGATCGTCGACGAGTACGACGACTGGGAGGAGTCCGACCGCTCCTTCGCGGACGCTACCGCCACACGAACGCTCGCCAACTTCGCGGACCTCGTGGCGTCCCACGCCGGCGAGTGAGCCAGGACCGCACACGAGTTCTCGGGTACCGTGAACCAGAGGGCGAATCGCCGATAGTGTCCCGGAACGAGCGTCCGAGGCGGGTCACTCCTCCAGTTCGCCCATCGCGTCGACGACGCGCTGGAGCATCTTCCGCTGGCCGCGCCGGAGGTTCTTCGAGACGGCCGGCTTGGACACGTCGAACTCCTCGGCGAGTGTGCCGAGCGTGGCCGAGCGCGGACTCTCGAAGTACCCCTCCGAGGCCGCCGTCTGCAGC from Halobaculum magnesiiphilum includes these protein-coding regions:
- a CDS encoding type 1 glutamine amidotransferase, whose amino-acid sequence is MILVLDNAVDGGYMAGEIVHFLPDARAYNYPNEDGDPSLEDVDGVVIGGSGAGVYDEPDQPWITEQKRFARRLVEDGVPTLGICFGHQILNAALGGEVEDSGTSRLHLRDAEFDDDPLFDGVEPTVPVLHSDVVTELGEGMEIIGRADYYEYFATRHRDSPVWSVQYHPEFTPRIVDEYDDWEESDRSFADATATRTLANFADLVASHAGE